In a genomic window of Nocardia fluminea:
- a CDS encoding long-chain fatty acid--CoA ligase, which produces MLSTMQDDQLSLAKLLNYAATFQGDSTVSTWTGDGVRTMTYRELGADAARLANALRGLGIEEGDRVGTFMWNNNEHMVAYIAVPAMGSVLHALNIRLFPEQLVFVANHAEDQVVLVDGTLVPLFAQYLPNLKTVRHVIVVNGDPAALTAPEGVTVHSYRELLDAQSADFDFPVVDERSAAAMCYTSGTTGDPKGVVYSHRSNWLHAMQVNSPNGMGFQGSDYVLAIVPLFHANAWGLPYAALMSGANVLMPDRFLQPGPLLEMMAAQKPTFAAAVPTIWGGVLAALAAAPQDISHLRTAVVGGSAVPPAMMRAFEEKHGVRILHAWGMTETSPLGSVAHAPSGVGEDEAWEYRYTQGRFPANVEARLVGDDGKVVPNDGESLGELEVRGAWITGSYYSPSGAEIDPDKFDDGWLRTGDVGKISANGYLTLVDRSKDVIKSGGEWISSVDLENAVMGHPAVAEAAVIGVPDEKWDERPLVAIVLSDGAAAEAGELRDYLADKFAKWQLPERWTFIAEVPKTSVGKFDKKRLRAQYAEGELEVVTV; this is translated from the coding sequence ATGCTGAGCACCATGCAGGACGACCAGCTCTCGCTGGCCAAACTGCTCAACTATGCCGCAACTTTCCAGGGCGATTCGACTGTGTCCACGTGGACCGGTGACGGTGTTCGCACCATGACCTACCGCGAGCTCGGCGCCGATGCGGCCCGGCTGGCCAACGCACTGCGTGGTCTCGGCATCGAAGAGGGTGACCGCGTCGGCACCTTCATGTGGAACAACAACGAGCACATGGTCGCCTACATCGCGGTGCCCGCGATGGGCTCGGTGCTGCACGCGCTCAACATCCGGCTGTTCCCCGAGCAGCTGGTCTTCGTCGCCAACCACGCCGAGGACCAGGTCGTGCTCGTCGACGGCACGCTGGTGCCGCTGTTCGCGCAATACCTACCGAACCTGAAGACCGTGCGGCACGTGATCGTCGTGAACGGTGACCCCGCCGCGCTCACCGCGCCCGAGGGCGTCACCGTGCACTCCTACCGTGAGCTGCTCGATGCCCAGTCCGCCGACTTCGACTTCCCGGTCGTCGACGAACGCTCCGCCGCCGCGATGTGTTACACCTCCGGCACCACCGGCGACCCGAAGGGCGTCGTCTACTCGCACCGCTCCAACTGGCTGCACGCGATGCAGGTGAACTCGCCCAACGGCATGGGTTTCCAGGGCTCGGACTACGTGCTGGCGATCGTGCCGCTGTTCCACGCCAACGCGTGGGGCCTGCCGTACGCGGCGCTGATGTCGGGCGCCAACGTGCTGATGCCGGACCGTTTCCTGCAGCCCGGCCCGCTGCTGGAGATGATGGCGGCGCAGAAGCCGACCTTCGCCGCCGCCGTGCCCACCATCTGGGGTGGCGTGCTGGCCGCGCTGGCCGCCGCGCCGCAGGACATCTCGCACCTGCGCACCGCGGTCGTCGGTGGCTCCGCGGTGCCGCCCGCGATGATGCGCGCGTTCGAGGAGAAGCACGGCGTGCGCATTCTGCACGCGTGGGGCATGACCGAGACCTCCCCGCTGGGCAGTGTCGCGCACGCGCCGTCCGGTGTCGGCGAAGACGAAGCCTGGGAGTACCGCTACACCCAGGGCCGTTTCCCGGCGAACGTCGAGGCGCGCCTGGTCGGCGATGACGGCAAGGTCGTCCCGAACGACGGCGAGTCGCTCGGCGAGCTCGAGGTCCGCGGCGCGTGGATCACCGGCTCCTACTACTCGCCCTCCGGCGCGGAGATCGACCCGGACAAGTTCGACGACGGCTGGCTGCGTACCGGCGATGTCGGCAAGATCAGCGCCAACGGCTACCTCACCCTGGTGGACCGCTCCAAGGACGTCATCAAGTCCGGTGGCGAGTGGATCTCCTCGGTGGATCTGGAGAACGCGGTGATGGGCCACCCGGCCGTCGCCGAGGCCGCGGTCATCGGTGTGCCCGACGAGAAATGGGACGAGCGCCCGCTGGTAGCCATCGTGCTCAGCGACGGCGCTGCCGCCGAAGCGGGCGAGCTGCGCGACTACCTGGCCGACAAGTTCGCCAAGTGGCAGCTGCCCGAGCGCTGGACCTTCATCGCCGAGGTGCCCAAGACCAGCGTCGGCAAGTTCGACAAGAAGCGCCTGCGCGCCCAGTACGCCGAAGGTGAGCTGGAAGTCGTCACGGTGTAG
- a CDS encoding ArsR/SmtB family transcription factor → MNADARSPLAEDQVGLVVEVFRMLADPTRVQVLWALAAEELSVNELASRVGKPGPSVSQHLAKLRMARLVRTRREGTTIYYSLDNDHVRSLVVDAVHNAEHAGPGVPSHHRGPDGQPPHAPPPGS, encoded by the coding sequence ATGAACGCAGATGCTCGATCGCCACTGGCCGAAGATCAGGTGGGGTTGGTGGTCGAGGTGTTCCGGATGCTGGCCGACCCCACCCGGGTCCAAGTCCTCTGGGCGCTGGCGGCGGAAGAACTTTCGGTGAACGAACTGGCGAGTCGCGTCGGCAAGCCGGGGCCCTCGGTGTCCCAGCATCTGGCGAAATTGCGGATGGCCAGGCTCGTGCGCACCCGCCGCGAGGGGACCACCATCTACTACAGCCTCGACAACGATCACGTCCGCAGCCTGGTCGTCGACGCTGTGCACAACGCCGAACATGCCGGTCCCGGCGTGCCGTCGCACCATAGGGGCCCTGATGGTCAGCCCCCGCACGCGCCACCTCCTGGTTCGTGA
- a CDS encoding lipase family protein gives MKIATSGGTGRVLARAGLALIAGLAVATCPAVASPAPADPVPVAPPLPFPVPPAPPFLDPGFYNPDPARVATAAPGEILSARQVNLANFWLIPLDVRAWQLSYRSTNTRGEAIPAVATVIVPHRPAPAGERSLVSFQFAEDSLSQNCAPSYALQMGSLPNPLNSVIGLEFIEVQSMLQLGHAVVVPDHQGPDAAYAVGPLGGRITLDGIRAAQNFDLAGLSGASTRTAMWGYSGGAIPTAHAAELQPEYAPELNLVGSATGGLLADIRAAVDYNNATSTFGGAVLGGLFGVAREYPEVDRFIERHMNPLGKGLRLVHEEQCVAVQFAAFPFVNIKGLFDYPGDPMRAPEMQAVLDELTLGNRGTPTATLYIYQAPLDEAMPINAVNKLYDTYCQDPAATVSYTRDLFSEHGIAAVSGAGSVALWLNDRLNGVPAQAGCHNRDVYSQILDPGAFDAFVGALGRTLASALGMPV, from the coding sequence ATGAAGATCGCCACCTCAGGCGGCACCGGCAGGGTGCTCGCGCGGGCGGGTCTGGCGCTGATAGCCGGGCTCGCGGTCGCGACCTGCCCGGCTGTGGCGAGTCCGGCTCCGGCCGATCCGGTACCGGTGGCCCCACCGCTGCCGTTCCCGGTGCCGCCCGCACCGCCGTTCCTCGATCCCGGCTTCTACAACCCGGACCCGGCACGGGTGGCCACGGCCGCGCCCGGCGAGATCCTGTCCGCGCGACAGGTGAACTTGGCCAACTTCTGGTTGATACCGCTCGACGTGCGCGCCTGGCAATTGTCCTACCGCAGCACCAACACCCGCGGCGAGGCGATTCCCGCCGTCGCGACCGTGATCGTGCCGCATCGGCCCGCGCCGGCGGGGGAGCGCAGTCTGGTCTCCTTCCAGTTCGCCGAGGACTCGCTGTCGCAGAACTGCGCGCCGTCCTACGCCTTGCAGATGGGATCGCTGCCGAACCCGCTCAACAGCGTGATCGGGCTGGAATTCATCGAGGTCCAGTCGATGCTGCAACTCGGGCACGCGGTCGTGGTGCCCGATCATCAGGGCCCCGACGCGGCCTACGCCGTGGGTCCACTCGGCGGCCGGATCACCCTCGACGGCATTCGCGCCGCGCAGAACTTCGACCTGGCGGGGTTGTCCGGCGCTTCGACCCGCACCGCGATGTGGGGATACTCCGGCGGTGCGATTCCCACCGCGCATGCCGCCGAACTACAGCCCGAGTACGCGCCCGAACTGAACCTGGTCGGCTCCGCGACCGGTGGCCTGCTCGCCGATATCCGGGCGGCCGTGGACTACAACAACGCGACGTCGACCTTCGGTGGCGCCGTGCTGGGCGGACTGTTCGGGGTCGCCCGCGAATATCCCGAAGTCGACCGATTCATCGAGCGGCACATGAACCCGCTGGGCAAAGGCCTGCGGTTGGTGCACGAAGAACAATGTGTCGCGGTGCAATTCGCGGCGTTCCCGTTCGTGAACATCAAGGGCCTGTTCGACTATCCCGGCGACCCGATGCGTGCTCCCGAGATGCAGGCGGTGCTCGACGAACTGACCCTCGGAAATCGTGGCACCCCGACCGCCACGCTCTACATCTATCAGGCGCCGCTGGACGAGGCGATGCCGATCAACGCCGTCAACAAGCTCTACGACACCTACTGCCAGGATCCGGCCGCCACGGTCTCCTATACCCGCGACCTGTTCAGCGAACACGGCATCGCGGCCGTCTCCGGCGCGGGCTCGGTCGCCCTCTGGCTGAACGACCGGCTCAACGGCGTGCCGGCGCAGGCGGGCTGCCACAACCGCGATGTCTACAGCCAGATCCTCGATCCCGGTGCGTTCGACGCGTTCGTCGGCGCCCTCGGCCGGACGCTCGCTTCGGCACTCGGCATGCCGGTCTGA
- a CDS encoding TetR/AcrR family transcriptional regulator produces MTAPTPRPRRTQEQRRAATVAALVDATIAAIGELGYQRATVQEICGRAGLSVGAMFRQFDSRLDLIVRTADEVFARQLAAFQALMEHLGAQADSLDSALRFLREAQSSNITHALREIYLAARSDAELRARIEPTVTSYYAAMVEGVEQTGVLSQFPRTLRESVFFLLLHLFSGEAIVRPVYARPDLDASILTLIEDMLRTYAESLPAGE; encoded by the coding sequence ATGACCGCCCCGACCCCCCGCCCACGCCGCACCCAGGAGCAACGCCGTGCCGCGACGGTGGCCGCACTCGTCGACGCGACGATCGCGGCGATCGGCGAACTGGGGTATCAGCGCGCCACCGTCCAAGAGATCTGCGGCCGCGCCGGACTGTCCGTCGGTGCGATGTTCCGCCAGTTCGACAGCAGGCTCGACCTGATCGTGCGGACCGCCGACGAAGTCTTCGCTCGCCAGCTCGCCGCATTCCAGGCATTGATGGAACACCTTGGCGCGCAAGCAGATTCGCTCGACAGTGCCCTGCGATTCCTCCGCGAGGCCCAATCCTCGAACATCACCCACGCGCTGCGTGAGATCTACCTCGCCGCCCGCTCGGATGCCGAATTGCGCGCCCGCATCGAGCCGACGGTCACGAGCTACTACGCCGCGATGGTCGAAGGCGTGGAGCAGACCGGCGTACTGAGCCAGTTCCCCCGCACGCTTCGAGAATCCGTCTTCTTCCTGCTCTTGCACCTGTTCTCGGGCGAGGCGATCGTCCGGCCCGTCTATGCCCGCCCGGACCTGGACGCCTCGATCCTCACCTTGATCGAAGACATGCTCAGGACCTACGCGGAGTCCCTACCCGCCGGCGAGTAG
- a CDS encoding TetR/AcrR family transcriptional regulator, which yields MPALPPNKHQEKSLRTRTLLLDAAIESLAEAGYAGASIADITARAGVTRGAQLHQFHTRGELMAQAIGHLTDRQREAMLRKAKAVPDGMSAGAVLVELVTATFAGKLGRAAVELYVGIANDAALRREMLRVQHELTAELLDRCAGLIDPAITGERLESTFWLTINLVRGATLDEMVGRDRVRRKQVLADWTALAEIALR from the coding sequence ATGCCTGCGCTTCCACCGAACAAGCATCAGGAGAAGAGTCTGCGGACCCGGACCCTGCTGCTCGATGCCGCCATCGAGAGCCTGGCCGAGGCCGGGTACGCGGGTGCCTCCATCGCCGACATCACGGCCAGGGCCGGCGTGACGCGGGGCGCGCAGCTGCATCAGTTCCACACGCGCGGTGAACTGATGGCTCAGGCCATCGGCCATCTCACCGACCGTCAGCGAGAAGCCATGCTGCGCAAGGCGAAGGCGGTGCCGGACGGAATGTCGGCGGGCGCGGTGCTGGTCGAGCTGGTTACCGCTACCTTCGCGGGCAAGCTCGGGCGTGCCGCGGTGGAGCTGTATGTGGGAATCGCCAACGACGCGGCGCTACGCCGCGAAATGTTGCGGGTACAGCACGAACTCACCGCCGAGCTGCTCGACCGCTGTGCCGGGCTGATCGACCCCGCCATCACCGGTGAGCGCTTGGAGAGCACCTTCTGGCTCACCATCAACCTGGTCCGCGGCGCCACTCTCGACGAGATGGTCGGCCGTGACCGCGTTCGCCGCAAGCAGGTGCTGGCCGACTGGACCGCGCTGGCCGAGATCGCTTTACGCTGA
- a CDS encoding acyl-CoA dehydrogenase family protein, whose amino-acid sequence MAVDRMLPTDEARELIELTRDIADKVLEPRVAESEKTGVFPEGVFPALGAAGLLSLPYPEEFGGGAQPYEVYLQVLEEIASRWAAVAVAVSVHGLSCHPLFTYGTDEQKQQWLDGMLSGETIGAYSLSEAHAGSDAAALRCRATPVDGGYTLNGTKAWITNGGRADFYTLFARTGEGSRGISCFLVPAGTEGLSFGKPEEKMGLRGIPTTTAAYDDAFLPAERRIGEEGQGLSIAFSALDAGRLGIAAVATGVAQRALDEAVAYAKEREAFGRKIIDHQGLGFVLADMAAAVDTARATYLDAARRRDAGLPYSRQASVAKLVATDAAMKVTTDAVQVFGGYGYMQDFPVERYMREAKVMQIFEGTNQIQRLVIARHLAGS is encoded by the coding sequence ATGGCTGTTGACCGGATGCTGCCCACCGACGAGGCGCGCGAACTGATCGAACTGACCCGCGACATCGCCGACAAGGTGCTGGAGCCGCGCGTCGCCGAGAGCGAGAAGACCGGGGTCTTCCCCGAGGGCGTGTTCCCCGCGCTCGGTGCGGCCGGGTTGCTCAGCCTGCCGTACCCGGAGGAGTTCGGCGGCGGCGCGCAGCCCTATGAGGTGTACCTACAGGTCCTCGAGGAGATCGCGAGCCGCTGGGCCGCCGTCGCCGTCGCGGTGAGCGTGCACGGCCTGTCGTGCCATCCGCTGTTCACCTATGGCACCGACGAGCAGAAGCAGCAGTGGCTCGACGGCATGCTCTCGGGCGAAACCATCGGCGCCTACAGCCTTTCCGAGGCACACGCCGGTTCCGACGCGGCCGCGCTGCGATGCCGCGCCACCCCGGTCGACGGCGGCTACACCCTCAACGGCACGAAGGCCTGGATCACCAACGGCGGCCGCGCCGACTTCTACACCCTGTTCGCGCGCACCGGCGAGGGTTCGCGCGGCATCTCCTGCTTCCTCGTCCCCGCCGGCACCGAGGGCCTGAGCTTCGGCAAGCCCGAGGAGAAGATGGGTCTGCGCGGCATACCCACCACCACCGCCGCCTACGACGACGCGTTCCTGCCCGCAGAACGACGCATCGGCGAAGAGGGACAGGGACTTTCGATCGCCTTCAGCGCGCTCGACGCGGGCCGCCTCGGCATCGCCGCAGTCGCCACCGGCGTCGCCCAGCGCGCACTCGACGAGGCGGTCGCCTACGCCAAGGAACGAGAGGCTTTCGGCCGCAAGATCATCGACCATCAGGGCCTGGGCTTCGTGCTCGCCGACATGGCGGCCGCCGTCGACACCGCCCGCGCCACCTACCTCGACGCCGCCCGCCGCCGCGACGCGGGCCTGCCCTATTCGCGCCAGGCCTCGGTCGCCAAGCTCGTCGCCACCGACGCCGCCATGAAGGTGACCACCGACGCGGTTCAGGTCTTCGGCGGCTACGGCTACATGCAGGACTTCCCCGTCGAGCGCTACATGCGCGAAGCGAAGGTCATGCAGATCTTCGAGGGAACCAACCAGATCCAGCGCCTGGTCATCGCCCGCCACCTCGCCGGTAGCTAA
- a CDS encoding DUF1542 domain-containing protein: MLWWLIVIVIVCVGALLYLRAEQNKRNARELEEAQADARATIERLGGQVYQLTPRNEAARQALADASERYNAAGGQIDRAGSPAQARLAKQSALEGLYYIRAARVAMDMDPGPPISAIDGQDIAGAVDEKRTIAHNGRSITASPAPSAGTPNYFPGGRVAGRPVPAGWYSEPWWKPALIAGAWGAGSALLFTTLFAGMGGVGYDAQAFENGTGEAAADPGYDQGGFDPGDTGNDFGGSGGYDTGGGFETGGGGFDAF, translated from the coding sequence ATGCTGTGGTGGTTGATCGTGATCGTGATCGTGTGCGTCGGCGCTCTGCTGTACCTGCGCGCCGAACAGAACAAGCGCAACGCGCGCGAGCTCGAGGAGGCGCAGGCCGACGCGCGGGCGACCATCGAGCGACTCGGCGGGCAGGTCTACCAGCTCACCCCGCGCAACGAAGCCGCACGCCAGGCCCTGGCCGACGCATCCGAACGGTACAACGCCGCGGGCGGCCAGATCGACCGCGCAGGCTCCCCCGCCCAGGCCCGGCTGGCCAAGCAGTCCGCCCTGGAGGGCCTCTATTACATTCGCGCCGCCCGCGTCGCGATGGACATGGACCCCGGCCCCCCGATCTCGGCCATCGACGGCCAGGACATCGCCGGTGCGGTCGACGAGAAGCGCACCATCGCCCACAACGGCCGCTCGATCACCGCCTCCCCCGCCCCCTCCGCGGGCACCCCGAACTACTTCCCCGGCGGTCGCGTGGCAGGTCGCCCCGTCCCCGCCGGCTGGTATTCCGAACCGTGGTGGAAGCCCGCCCTGATCGCCGGGGCCTGGGGCGCCGGCTCGGCCCTGTTGTTCACGACGCTGTTCGCCGGCATGGGCGGCGTCGGCTACGACGCACAAGCCTTCGAGAACGGCACCGGCGAAGCCGCCGCCGACCCCGGCTACGACCAGGGCGGATTCGACCCCGGCGACACCGGCAACGATTTCGGCGGCAGCGGAGGCTACGACACCGGCGGAGGTTTCGAGACCGGCGGCGGCGGTTTCGACGCCTTCTGA
- a CDS encoding Uma2 family endonuclease, with translation MSNPSTEFPPLPDRMSWAELNALPPEQSERIELVKGHPVWIRTGPPEHQRFATRLRNALENAARRSMKARPGECWQVDTETNVFLSRAKDDFLTPDFMVYHCPDEPWTPIFAEDVVIVGEVLSPSNHIGHMLTKQARYAEAGISEYWEVLLDREGRCIDTILTYGLATPTDLPVGVAPLRPRQYALVSEWSPAVHPEVELNHPFPLTLSWTDLEY, from the coding sequence ATGTCGAATCCGTCGACGGAGTTTCCCCCACTGCCAGATCGTATGAGCTGGGCCGAGTTGAACGCCCTACCACCTGAGCAGTCGGAACGTATCGAACTGGTCAAAGGGCATCCGGTCTGGATTCGTACCGGTCCGCCAGAGCACCAGCGCTTCGCTACTCGCTTGCGCAACGCCCTGGAGAACGCCGCGCGCCGCAGCATGAAGGCCCGTCCTGGTGAATGCTGGCAGGTGGACACCGAAACCAACGTTTTCCTCAGTCGCGCCAAAGACGACTTCCTCACCCCGGATTTCATGGTCTACCACTGCCCCGACGAACCATGGACGCCGATTTTCGCCGAGGACGTTGTCATCGTCGGCGAAGTGCTTTCCCCGTCGAACCACATCGGTCACATGCTGACAAAGCAAGCACGTTACGCCGAAGCCGGGATAAGCGAGTACTGGGAGGTTCTGCTCGACCGGGAGGGCCGGTGCATCGACACCATCCTGACCTACGGCCTGGCGACGCCCACCGACCTGCCAGTCGGCGTCGCCCCTCTGCGGCCGCGCCAATACGCCCTGGTCAGCGAATGGTCACCAGCCGTGCATCCCGAAGTCGAGCTGAACCACCCGTTCCCTCTCACCCTCAGCTGGACCGACCTCGAATATTGA
- a CDS encoding serine hydrolase domain-containing protein codes for MRYTILAAVLASALTVSGCGGEPGADTLQRDVDAIAALGTTGVQARVVGAGTDRAAVAGHSDAVAMEEVSAEGYFRIGSLTKTMVATVVLMMVGEHRLSLDDTVQRWLPEMFYGNGIDGARITVRQLLQHTSGIHESPPDIATAEDYFRLRYQVRDPRDTVASALRHAPDFAPGEGWSYSNAGYVLLGLIIEQVANRPWHEEIYARILEPLGLRDTHWPGEAATLPEPHANGYQQFEVDGPLIDVTELVDADASAGYLSTTADIGTFYRNLLGGKLLRPEELAQMRTTVPVDGVTELVWPGASYGLGLFAVPLSCGGTYWMHNGGQTGFLTNAGVTDNGDRTAVVSLSTALAVGEDITRSEGFAQLRKASELVDHALCEK; via the coding sequence ATGCGCTACACAATCCTGGCCGCGGTGCTCGCGTCGGCCTTGACGGTCAGCGGGTGTGGTGGCGAACCCGGTGCGGACACTCTGCAACGTGACGTCGACGCGATCGCTGCGCTGGGAACCACGGGAGTGCAGGCCAGAGTCGTGGGTGCCGGGACGGATCGGGCAGCGGTAGCTGGACACTCGGATGCTGTTGCCATGGAGGAGGTTTCGGCAGAGGGGTATTTTCGCATCGGGAGTCTGACCAAGACGATGGTCGCCACCGTGGTCCTCATGATGGTCGGTGAACATCGCCTCTCGCTCGACGACACCGTCCAGCGGTGGCTGCCGGAGATGTTTTACGGCAACGGGATCGACGGCGCGCGGATCACCGTCCGGCAACTTCTCCAGCACACCAGCGGTATTCACGAGAGTCCGCCGGATATCGCCACTGCCGAGGACTATTTCCGGCTTCGCTATCAGGTGCGCGATCCGCGAGACACGGTGGCGTCCGCCCTGCGGCACGCACCTGATTTCGCGCCGGGCGAGGGATGGTCGTACTCCAATGCCGGCTACGTCCTCCTGGGTCTGATCATCGAGCAGGTGGCGAATCGGCCCTGGCACGAGGAGATCTACGCACGGATCCTCGAACCGCTCGGACTGCGCGACACCCACTGGCCCGGCGAGGCGGCGACGCTACCCGAACCCCACGCGAACGGCTATCAGCAATTCGAGGTCGACGGCCCCCTGATCGATGTCACCGAACTGGTGGACGCCGACGCCTCCGCCGGCTACCTCTCCACCACCGCCGATATCGGCACCTTCTATCGCAACCTCCTCGGCGGAAAACTGCTGCGACCCGAAGAACTTGCTCAGATGCGCACCACCGTCCCGGTCGACGGCGTCACCGAGCTGGTATGGCCCGGCGCGAGCTACGGCCTCGGCCTCTTCGCCGTACCCCTGTCCTGTGGCGGCACGTACTGGATGCACAACGGCGGCCAGACGGGTTTCCTCACCAACGCAGGCGTGACCGACAACGGTGACCGCACCGCAGTGGTCTCCCTGTCGACCGCCCTCGCTGTCGGCGAGGACATCACGCGAAGCGAGGGTTTCGCGCAACTGCGGAAGGCAAGCGAACTGGTAGACCACGCACTCTGCGAGAAATAG
- a CDS encoding helix-turn-helix domain-containing protein: protein MGLVFETRLSDSPWVESVWTCRSDQVTEMTSVATETWGLVFWEQQGVPSAAVTGPEVATSTAPVPEGADFVGIQFAVGTSLRAVTATALVDSGIVLPDVTARGFWLDGDRWETPRVDDAEALVERIVGHGVVVRDALVADTLRGLTPAITERTLERRFRAATGLTRGAVRQIERARTAALLLSAGDAPGDVIDKLGYYDEPHLARALRRFVGRTAGQLREGGSGAIALDLAQRTTS, encoded by the coding sequence GTGGGACTGGTGTTCGAGACCCGGCTGTCGGATTCGCCGTGGGTGGAGTCGGTCTGGACCTGCCGCAGTGATCAGGTCACGGAGATGACGTCCGTGGCGACCGAAACCTGGGGATTGGTGTTCTGGGAGCAGCAGGGCGTGCCGTCGGCGGCGGTCACCGGACCCGAAGTCGCCACCAGCACCGCACCCGTTCCCGAGGGGGCGGACTTCGTCGGCATCCAGTTCGCGGTCGGTACCTCGCTGCGCGCGGTGACCGCGACAGCCCTGGTGGACAGTGGGATCGTTCTGCCCGATGTGACCGCACGGGGGTTCTGGCTCGACGGCGACCGATGGGAAACGCCACGCGTCGACGACGCGGAAGCGCTGGTCGAGCGGATCGTCGGCCACGGCGTCGTGGTCCGCGACGCGCTGGTCGCCGACACACTCCGTGGTCTGACGCCCGCCATCACCGAGCGCACGCTCGAGCGTCGCTTCCGGGCGGCGACGGGACTCACGCGAGGCGCGGTACGACAGATCGAGCGTGCGCGCACCGCGGCGCTGCTGCTGAGCGCGGGCGATGCGCCGGGCGATGTCATCGACAAGCTCGGCTACTACGACGAACCCCACCTCGCCCGGGCGCTGCGCCGCTTCGTCGGGCGGACGGCGGGGCAGCTGCGCGAAGGCGGCAGTGGTGCGATCGCATTGGATCTCGCTCAGCGCACCACGTCGTAG
- a CDS encoding dihydrofolate reductase family protein, with translation MARELVYTGFMSLDGVVDSPGGTVEGHRSGGWVMETEFVPEAFSLKGEELADTTALMFGRRSYEAFAPIWRDSEDHAAYKDLPKYVVSTSLTDDALIDGWGEITILRSTEDIEKLKQTDGGPIYIHGSAELAQRLSDADLIDRYNLLVFPVLLGAGKSLFGRADRPKQQLRLRDSASYSNGVTKMVYDVVR, from the coding sequence ATGGCACGCGAACTGGTTTACACGGGGTTCATGTCGCTCGACGGCGTGGTGGACTCACCCGGTGGGACGGTCGAGGGGCATCGCAGCGGCGGGTGGGTGATGGAGACCGAGTTCGTGCCGGAGGCGTTCTCGCTCAAGGGCGAGGAACTCGCCGACACCACCGCGCTGATGTTCGGCCGCCGCAGCTACGAGGCATTCGCCCCGATCTGGCGCGATTCCGAGGATCACGCCGCCTACAAGGATCTGCCCAAATATGTGGTGTCCACGTCACTGACCGACGACGCGCTGATCGACGGGTGGGGCGAGATCACCATCCTGCGCTCGACCGAGGACATCGAGAAACTGAAGCAGACCGACGGCGGCCCGATCTACATCCACGGCAGTGCCGAACTCGCACAGCGGCTCTCGGACGCCGATCTGATCGATCGATACAACCTGCTCGTGTTCCCGGTGCTGCTCGGCGCGGGCAAGAGCCTGTTCGGCCGGGCCGACCGGCCCAAACAGCAACTGCGCCTGCGTGATTCGGCGAGCTACTCCAACGGCGTCACCAAGATGGTCTACGACGTGGTGCGCTGA
- a CDS encoding DUF4236 domain-containing protein: MPIKFRQRKSFGPLKFNFTQSGLSSWGIKIGPWSWNSRTRKNSVDLPGPLSWRQR, from the coding sequence ATGCCCATCAAGTTCCGTCAGCGCAAATCCTTCGGGCCGCTGAAGTTCAATTTCACCCAATCGGGCCTGTCGTCCTGGGGCATCAAGATCGGACCGTGGTCCTGGAACTCCCGTACCCGCAAGAACAGCGTCGACCTTCCCGGCCCCCTGAGCTGGCGCCAACGCTGA
- a CDS encoding DUF6194 family protein, translated as MTIEEITDYVTGLGGVLVLRPTEGSEAPEISWGDTFFYYAPDGVVPAGQPFATIVTKDYPGDETSGLNRPGSFRVNIAVSKKTFAEAGAATDASIEDTVVAHPVYAAANWLAVVNPATATEATVRELLREAHDRARTRSERRATE; from the coding sequence ATGACGATCGAGGAAATCACCGACTACGTGACCGGCCTCGGCGGAGTGCTGGTGTTGCGGCCGACCGAGGGGAGTGAAGCTCCCGAGATCAGCTGGGGCGACACTTTCTTCTACTACGCCCCCGACGGCGTCGTGCCCGCCGGTCAGCCTTTCGCCACCATCGTGACCAAGGACTACCCCGGCGACGAGACGTCCGGCCTGAACCGCCCCGGCAGCTTCCGCGTCAACATCGCCGTGAGCAAGAAGACCTTCGCCGAAGCGGGCGCTGCGACCGACGCGAGCATCGAGGACACCGTCGTGGCCCACCCCGTCTACGCTGCCGCGAACTGGCTCGCGGTGGTGAATCCGGCGACCGCCACCGAAGCGACGGTTCGCGAGTTGTTGCGCGAGGCGCACGACCGGGCACGCACTCGATCCGAGCGACGCGCGACGGAATAG